The Thalassotalea agarivorans region TTGATAGATATCAGATGCTGCGACATTGCCCATACTTAAATAGGGGCTAAACAGTGTTGAGCTATCTTTGCCTTGCAGGGCGTTGCGTGTTTCTTTATAGGTTGACGCTGATTTAGATTCAAAATAGCGGCAAATGTGCACGTTTGCGGCGGTTTCACCCCCTTGTAAGTCACAACTGCCGTTGTGCTCTAAAAGCTCCGCACCTTGGATATTAAATGGTTGGCTAATGTCGAATCCTCGCGAACTTGGAAAAAAGTTAAGCAAGCATTGTTGCCACAATGCGCTTGGTGTAATCGTTTCAATAGTATGAGGTAATGAAACGCTATCAATCGCAGATAATGGGCTCGCTATTGGGAAAATACGTGGCTCAATGGCCTGCTTTTCGATGATGCGTCTAAATTTGCTAAAGCTTGGTGGCGACGCAAAAGGCAGTGCTTGTGCCTGTTCAAGTTGCTCTGGTGAAAATAAGGTATAGCTATGTGACTGTTCAATTGTCGTGCTATTTAACAGATGGGCTACTTTCGCCACGGCTTCCTGCTCATACAAACCGATTTGATGAGCGACATAGAGTGAATCGATGTGCATAGCGTTGCAAAGCGAGGCGATAACTTGTTCAGCAGGTCCCTCTATTATATGCAATTGATGCCCTTGCAATGCCAAGTTTTGCTGTAAATCGATGAGTGATTCAATCAGTAGGCGCAGGCGGTGAATACCAAGATAGCGCTGATTAAAATTGCGTTTATCAATCCACCTAGGATCGAATACATACACAAAACTCGCTTGCTCGCATTGCTCTGCTAGTGTGTGAAGCAATGGATTGTGTTGCACGCGCAAATCGTTGGTAAACCAATACAAACCTTTGTGGGACATGAAAGCTCCTAATGAAAAGGTAATATTGTTCTTACGATCTAGTGCCTGAGCTAGTTCACTTTAAAGCTTATCTAGCAGTCACAATTGAAATAGGCAAAAAATGTGAATGCTCTTGCTCTTCAGCAATCTCTAATTTTTATTTACAAATCGATAAAACTATTCTAGTTGAAGTTTTGCTGGTTGTTTTTTAACCTCTCTTCGATTTTTTTAAACAACTTAAAGCCAATGAACAGTCTAAAACATTTGATTGCTTTTGCTCTCATGATAGCCTTTTTGTCCGCTTGCCAATCTACTCAAAGTGGTAAGTACAGGTTACACAAAAGTGCGAAGCCCTCTGAAAATCCGAGTGAACATTATGTGCAAGTGGAGCACACCCCTACTAAGGTACTCAATCTGGAAGGTTATGAGATAACATCAGAGGAAGTGGATTCTATAGTTGCTTGGCGCTGTAAAGATTTTTATGAAGGTGGCGACACAGTTTTTGAAATTGGTTTTATCAAAAATTTTGAAATGGATACTGTTGGATACATTTTGTTGAGTGGTGAAACAGTGGCCAGCGCAGCGATTTATCAAAGGCATGGGATAAAACATCGCTGGGATTGGGGAGATGATAAACTAAACTACGCAGTTGTTTTGTCCCACAATGGTAAGGGTTTTTATTACGATTTTTCTACTGCCGATGAAAAAGGAATGAAAAGCAGCGCTGATGAGATATTTAAATGTTCCCAAATCAGCTTATGATGGATATTGTAAAAAAGGCGCTAAATAGCGCCTTTTTATTTTGGATTTGGTGGAGCGGGGGACATCTGAATTGATACTTTAACCTTTTGTTAATTAGGGTTTTTATTTTTCGTAATATTTGGTGGTACTACCTTTGGTACTTCAACTTCAAAACGTTGATAAAAAAACTCGTGCCTTAGATGTACCTGCCTAAAAATTAAATTGTAACTAAATTGTACGTTTTGATTGTTCTAGTCATTTGGAGTAATTTGTAATCACAATAAGGTAATCATTTTTTCAGAATGGCATTAGAAGATCATATACTTTTTGGCAACTACAAGAATACCGGCGAGAGCAAACAAGTCGAAGATGTAGCTAACGGTGAAAAATGTGAATGCTACTGTTTTTCCTGCGGTATGCCGCTGAGCGCACAACAAGGTACTAAAAATGTTTGGCATTTTAAACATGCAACGTATAAACCTGAATATGGTGCGAAAAAGGAGTGTATGTATTCTTTTGATGTTTCAGTATTGGCAATGGCCAAACAAATCATTTTGGAAAGCGAGTACTTAAAAACTCCCAACCAAATAATGTATACCCCAAGCGGCAAAGAGACAGTAGTAGCAGACAGAGGAAAGTTGGTTTTCGATTCTGTTGAAGTAAATGCTAAGTATCATAATCGTAATGTCGATGCGCTTATTCAAAGCTATGGAAAGGAAATAGCCGTCATATTTAAATGTCGGCATCGCGATAATTTATTAGCTGATTCAATATTACAGAATGGTGGTAGTGCTGTGCTAACCATCTCTCTTGAAGACGCTCGATATTGGCTAGATAAAGGAAACAACAAGGGGTTTAAGGAAACTTTAAGAGAACACATAATCGATGATTACTGGGAAAAGGATTGGGCCATGCACCCTCGTAGGTTTAATTACGAACAAGAAAATGGAATTAAGTTAACTTACAAACCAACTACTAGTAATTCTGCTATAAAATTAGGAAGTAATAGCGATTTAAATCAGATGCCAAGGGCCTCGTTTTTTGCGTGTACATCATGCGAAATAGAGTGGCTAGGTAGGGCTTTTTGTAGTTGGTGTAAATCAAAGGAGTATGTGAAGCCAATACCTCATTTAGGGTTTACTAAATAGTTTTGTTGTATAAGTCTGAACTTGATTGGTCGGTTGTTAATAATAGGTCTAAATCACACAATAAAGTTAATCGCATATTTGTTAAAGAGCCTATGACCACTGTGTGCCATTAGCTACCCGTTAGCACTCGCGTTGAGCCTCTTGTATATCTTGGGCCGTGATATGATTGCCCCAAGGATTTGAATCAATGCCTTTAGTTTGTATATTTTTAACCGCCGCCTGATAGATAACTGAAGTATAACGATTAAAGATATTTGGAAATATTTGTCCTGGGCTAGCCTTCCTAGTTAAGAACTCATTGTCCTGGGTTACAAAGCACTTAACCATCTTCCCTTCGTGCTCAACCTTGAAAAGCGCTCCGGTTCCTTTGTTAAATTGTAAGTCTTGTATTTTGCTCATGTTCATAGAAATTTAGCAGTTTATTATGTAGACGGCTTAGTAATTCCCGTTTGGGGGAAATCTGTACTTTCATGTTGCATACGTAACTACCGTTCGTAAATTAATATAATAGATTCGATGTAATTTTAACTGTTTTCTTGAACATATGTATCAGCGTGATTTATAAAGTCTTCATTTCCCCATGAGGCCGTGTATTTTTGAGAGAAATCTTGGTAACAACTTACTGCTTTTTGTGTTTCAAGCTTAAACTCAGAAACATAACAAACTTGGAAGTCTAAACCAGCAAATAGGCGATAAGATTCCACATATTCCTGATAAAAAGAATTCATCCTTTCATATCCATGATGTATACCCTGATATCTTAAATAAGCCATCACTATCTTTTCATCTTTCTTGTTTGCGTTATAGACAGATAAATACAATGCATCACCTTCGTTTTTTCTGCCTATAAATGCGAGCGAATTTGCGTATTGAGCGCCAGAAACATAGAGTGTGGGATGCTGAATATGTTGTTCTTCATCAAAGTATTTCTCGAAGATTTTTATCGATTCTTCATATTGGTAAATTGCCTCTAAGACACCTGCTAACAATAAAGGCATGCCGTTATAGTTAATCTGCTCTGAATCTTCCATTTTTTCATATAAAAATATTGCATGATTTACGTCATTTTTTACTTCTATAACCGCTTTTTTTTCTAGATCTGTAAAATGCCCCATCTTTTGATCTAATTCATACAACCTAATTTGAGAGCCTATCTTGTTGGCTTTAATTGCCATTTCCCTCGGGTGCAATTTAGATTGTTTGCTAATGTATGAATAAGCGGCTTCTATTCCTTTTGTTGAATATGTTTTTTGGAATTTTTGAAGAATTTTCGCTATAGCTTGTTTGTCTAACTTTTCTGTATTTTTGTCACCGCACGCTAACAAGACAAAAGTCATTAAAATTATCAATGTTGTTTTTATTACTTGTGCCATTTGCACTTTCCCTATTATTGTCTTTGGTTCCATTCGGCGCCGTTAGGATAATGGTATCCAACAGGCTCAATAGTTGGTGCATTGCTTCTTTCACCATCCAATTTTTCAACGCAATATGCTACATCATATAATCTAAAAAAACTCAAAAATTATAGGGTTACTGATCCTCAAACCATCTGGTAGAAGCAGATACTTAAATCCAAAATTTCCTAACCTTGTATCTAAAATAGCTTATTTTAAAGAGTATCAACCTAAGGGTATTCTTTATCACACAACGAGCCGTCCAACATAACCAATTCCCCATTGAGGGTTGCCGATAGTGTTTTTTGATGATCACGCATAAGTTCTTCATGGACGAAGAACAAGGTGAAATAGGACAGGGATGTGCTATTGAGACGGTGCGTCGACATCATTAAAAAACAATAACGGGGTCGTCAAACCGAGTTGGGGCGTGGGGGTACGTCCTAGGGGGGGCACGCAACACCCCTGGACTATTACTCCTTTAGGAGTGATAAATACATTCTAAGCAAAGCAAAAGTAGATTCCGTGTCAGGCACGCAATGACGTTTATTGGTTCTTGCAGAGTAGAATTCTAGGGAATTAGGTGGCAACCCTTGCGTGTCAAGCAATACCCCTGAATTATTGCTCATTTAGGAGTAATACAATCTTTGAGTATGAGAAATATTCCAAACAAAAAAGGCGCTAAAAAGCGCCTTTTTATTTTGGATTTGGTGGAGCGGGGGGGAGTTGAACCCCCGTCCGAAAAACCTACATCCTCGGTCCTACATGCTTAGTCGCTCTATTGTTTAACCAGTCAGTCGCCGAGCGACAGGCTACTTTCTGGTGAGTCTGATACTGTTTCGCGGTTCATCCTCAGACAAGATTCCCTCGCTAACCTTTATAATATGACCATCAACACCGCAAGTCTAAAGGTAAAACTTTGCGGGGATGGCTAGCATTAAGCTGCTAGTGCGAACGTTTCGTCGTTTGCAACTATAAGTTTGCGGCTTTTTACCAGGCCAAC contains the following coding sequences:
- a CDS encoding DASH family cryptochrome, which produces MSHKGLYWFTNDLRVQHNPLLHTLAEQCEQASFVYVFDPRWIDKRNFNQRYLGIHRLRLLIESLIDLQQNLALQGHQLHIIEGPAEQVIASLCNAMHIDSLYVAHQIGLYEQEAVAKVAHLLNSTTIEQSHSYTLFSPEQLEQAQALPFASPPSFSKFRRIIEKQAIEPRIFPIASPLSAIDSVSLPHTIETITPSALWQQCLLNFFPSSRGFDISQPFNIQGAELLEHNGSCDLQGGETAANVHICRYFESKSASTYKETRNALQGKDSSTLFSPYLSMGNVAASDIYQRLKNYEACYGENESTYWIYFELLWREYFQWLAINIKSQLFRFKGLSKKGPLTSYFPERFKKWCAGNTPYPLVNACMHQLNTTGFMSNRGRQIVASCLVNELGIDWRYGAAYFQEMLIDYDTASNWGNWQYIAGVGVDPRGGRHFDIAKQTRIFDPDNAFINKWQGQYEQAALDSIDAADWPIA